One window of the Streptomyces sp. ITFR-21 genome contains the following:
- a CDS encoding APC family permease — protein sequence MLTGSTTEISTFKGEDRALRADRIGTPGLLLSVLAATAPLMVVAGVVPTTFAAVGVVGVPLIFLILGVVLVLFSFGYAEMSRHVHNAGAFYAYIARGLGGTIGAAASYVALVSYSILQCGIYGIFGFEISSQIAVHWNHDVDWWWPALGGVVVAGVFGALKIDVNAKVLGVLLLVETVLIVVFDISFLSDPGPQGVSLHAFNPDTLTGAGFGTALCFCIAGFTGFEQAPVYAEETARPQRVVARVMFLAVGFATLFFAFSAWAITVAAGPSGVVGAAQKSPTMIFDLNEARIGNTFTDILNVFFITGIFASLLSFHNVVARYAFAMGRDGLLPAKVSHTTRSGGAPVVGSLIQTVVALVVVIAFAVTDDKPGGDPSFAPMMRLFTWAGNVGALGVVVLMAVASIAIIVFFIKRGAARVQAWRLVTSAVAAVALLGITFYAVKDFKVLLGVDPGHGLRWLLPGIIGIAAVLGLLYGAVLRVKNPAAHARIGQGNEAFQLDKAASAAEASV from the coding sequence ATGCTGACGGGCAGTACCACCGAGATCAGCACGTTCAAGGGGGAGGACCGCGCGCTGCGCGCGGACCGCATCGGTACCCCGGGCCTCCTGCTGTCGGTCCTCGCGGCCACGGCTCCCCTCATGGTGGTGGCGGGCGTGGTGCCCACCACCTTCGCCGCGGTCGGCGTCGTCGGGGTCCCGCTGATCTTCCTCATCCTCGGCGTCGTACTGGTCCTGTTCAGCTTCGGCTACGCCGAGATGAGCCGGCACGTGCACAACGCGGGCGCCTTCTACGCCTACATAGCCCGTGGCCTGGGCGGCACCATCGGCGCCGCGGCCTCCTACGTCGCGCTGGTCTCGTACAGCATCCTGCAGTGCGGCATCTACGGCATCTTCGGCTTCGAGATCTCCAGCCAGATCGCAGTGCACTGGAACCACGACGTCGACTGGTGGTGGCCGGCGCTCGGCGGCGTCGTGGTCGCCGGCGTCTTCGGCGCGCTGAAGATCGACGTCAACGCCAAAGTGCTCGGGGTGCTGCTGCTCGTCGAGACCGTGCTCATCGTGGTCTTCGACATCAGCTTCCTGTCCGACCCGGGCCCCCAGGGCGTCTCCCTGCACGCCTTCAACCCCGACACCCTCACCGGCGCCGGCTTCGGTACCGCGCTGTGCTTCTGCATCGCCGGCTTCACCGGCTTCGAACAGGCCCCGGTCTACGCCGAGGAGACCGCCAGGCCGCAGCGCGTGGTGGCCCGGGTGATGTTCCTGGCCGTCGGCTTCGCCACCCTGTTCTTCGCGTTCAGCGCGTGGGCGATCACTGTGGCAGCCGGCCCGTCGGGCGTCGTCGGCGCCGCGCAGAAGAGCCCGACCATGATCTTCGACCTCAACGAGGCGCGGATCGGGAACACCTTCACCGACATCCTCAACGTCTTCTTCATCACCGGCATCTTCGCCTCGCTGCTCAGCTTCCACAACGTGGTCGCCCGCTACGCCTTCGCCATGGGCCGGGACGGCCTGCTGCCCGCCAAGGTCAGCCACACCACCCGCTCCGGCGGCGCCCCGGTCGTCGGCTCGCTGATCCAGACCGTCGTCGCGCTGGTCGTCGTCATCGCCTTCGCGGTCACCGACGACAAGCCGGGCGGCGACCCGTCCTTCGCGCCGATGATGCGGCTGTTCACCTGGGCCGGCAACGTGGGCGCGCTCGGCGTGGTGGTGCTGATGGCGGTCGCCTCGATCGCTATCATCGTGTTCTTCATCAAGCGCGGCGCGGCCCGGGTGCAGGCCTGGCGGCTCGTCACCTCCGCCGTCGCCGCCGTCGCGCTGCTGGGCATCACGTTCTACGCGGTGAAGGACTTCAAGGTGCTGCTCGGTGTCGACCCCGGCCACGGCCTGCGCTGGCTGCTGCCCGGCATCATCGGGATCGCCGCCGTCCTCGGCCTGCTCTACGGCGCCGTGCTGCGGGTCAAGAACCCGGCCGCGCACGCCCGGATCGGCCAGGGCAACGAGGCGTTCCAACTGGACAAGGCCGCCAGCGCGGCCGAGGCGTCCGTCTGA
- a CDS encoding CaiB/BaiF CoA transferase family protein: protein MTSEVSNRPPAAPAPGPLAGVRVVELAGIGPGPFAAMLLADLGADVVRVDRPAGPGLGIDPAHDVTNRNKRSVLVDLKTAAGPGTVLDLAARADILIEGYRPGVAERLGVGPRACLDRNPRLVYGRMTGWGQHGPLAATAGHDIGYVAVTGALALTGAAGVPPAAPANLLGDYAGGSLYLVTGVLAALHHARAHGQGQVVDAAIVDGTAHLTAMIHGMRAAGVWQDRRGGNLLDGGAPFYGVYETADGAHMAVGALEQRFYDEFAALLGLSAQEAGLRADPARWGELRAAITARFRTGTREQWTAVFDGTDACVAPVLSLAEAPDHPHLAARGTFTEAAGTRQPAPAPRFSATPTAVRRPPARPGAHTAAVAGDWDVPALLDSPAP from the coding sequence GTGACATCAGAAGTGTCGAACCGGCCCCCCGCCGCCCCGGCACCAGGCCCGCTGGCGGGCGTCCGGGTGGTGGAGCTGGCCGGCATCGGCCCCGGCCCCTTCGCCGCCATGCTGCTCGCCGACCTCGGCGCCGACGTCGTCCGCGTCGACCGGCCCGCGGGTCCGGGCCTCGGCATCGACCCGGCCCACGACGTCACCAACCGCAACAAGCGCTCGGTGCTGGTCGACCTCAAGACCGCAGCCGGACCCGGCACCGTGCTCGACCTCGCCGCACGCGCGGACATCCTGATCGAGGGCTACCGCCCCGGCGTCGCCGAGCGCCTCGGCGTGGGACCGCGGGCCTGCCTGGACCGCAACCCGCGGCTGGTCTACGGCCGGATGACCGGCTGGGGCCAGCACGGCCCGCTCGCCGCCACCGCCGGACACGACATCGGCTACGTCGCGGTCACCGGCGCCCTCGCCCTCACCGGAGCGGCCGGCGTCCCGCCCGCCGCCCCGGCCAACCTGCTCGGCGACTACGCCGGCGGTTCCCTCTATCTGGTCACCGGCGTCCTCGCCGCCCTCCACCACGCCCGCGCACACGGGCAGGGCCAGGTCGTGGACGCCGCCATCGTGGACGGCACCGCCCACCTGACCGCGATGATCCACGGGATGCGCGCGGCCGGCGTCTGGCAGGACCGCCGGGGCGGCAACCTGCTGGACGGCGGCGCCCCCTTCTACGGCGTGTACGAGACCGCGGACGGCGCCCATATGGCGGTCGGCGCCCTGGAGCAGCGCTTCTACGACGAGTTCGCCGCGCTGCTCGGCCTGTCCGCCCAGGAGGCCGGACTCCGGGCCGACCCGGCGCGCTGGGGCGAGCTGCGGGCCGCGATCACCGCCCGGTTCCGTACCGGCACCCGCGAGCAGTGGACCGCCGTGTTCGACGGCACCGACGCGTGCGTGGCGCCCGTCCTGTCCCTCGCCGAGGCACCGGACCACCCGCACCTGGCCGCCCGCGGCACCTTCACCGAGGCGGCCGGGACCCGCCAGCCGGCCCCGGCGCCGCGCTTCTCCGCCACGCCCACCGCCGTCCGCCGCCCGCCCGCGCGGCCCGGCGCGCACACCGCGGCCGTCGCCGGAGACTGGGACGTACCGGCCCTGCTCGACAGCCCGGCCCCGTAG
- a CDS encoding acetyl-CoA C-acetyltransferase, protein MTTDAYVYDAVRTPRGRGKANGSLHGTKPIDLVVGLIHELRRRFPGLDPAAVDDVVLGVVSPIGDQGSDIARIAAVAAGLPDTVAGVQENRFCASGLEAVNLAAAKIRSGWEDLVLAGGVESMSRVAMGSDGGAWAMDPMTSLRTGFVPQGIGADLIATLGGWTRHDVDSYAALSQERAAQAWKDGRFARSVVPVLDGNGLTVLDHDEHMRPGTTPETLANLKPSFAAVGDAGGFDAVALQKYHWVERIDHVHHAGNSSGIVDGAALVAVGSRDIGERYGLTPRARIVSAAVSGSEPTIMLTGPAPASRKALAKAGLTIDDIDLIEMNEAFAAVVLRFAADMGVGLDKVNVNGGAIALGHPLGATGAMLLGTLLDELERRDLRYGLATLCVGGGMGVATVVERV, encoded by the coding sequence TTGACCACCGACGCCTACGTCTACGACGCCGTACGCACCCCACGGGGGCGCGGAAAGGCGAACGGATCCCTGCACGGCACCAAGCCGATCGACCTCGTGGTCGGCCTCATCCACGAACTCCGCCGCCGCTTCCCCGGCCTGGACCCGGCCGCCGTCGACGACGTGGTGCTCGGCGTCGTCAGCCCGATCGGCGACCAGGGCTCCGACATCGCCCGGATCGCGGCCGTCGCCGCCGGGCTGCCCGACACCGTGGCCGGCGTCCAGGAGAACCGCTTCTGCGCCTCCGGGCTCGAAGCGGTCAACCTGGCCGCCGCGAAGATCCGCTCCGGCTGGGAGGACCTCGTGCTGGCCGGCGGTGTCGAGTCCATGTCGCGGGTCGCGATGGGCTCCGACGGCGGCGCGTGGGCGATGGACCCCATGACGTCCCTGCGCACCGGCTTCGTTCCCCAGGGCATCGGCGCCGACCTGATCGCCACCCTGGGCGGCTGGACCAGGCACGACGTCGACTCCTACGCCGCCCTGTCCCAGGAACGCGCCGCGCAGGCCTGGAAGGACGGCCGCTTCGCCCGCTCGGTCGTCCCCGTCCTGGACGGCAACGGCCTGACCGTCCTGGACCACGACGAGCACATGCGGCCCGGCACCACCCCCGAGACGCTGGCCAACCTCAAGCCGTCCTTCGCGGCGGTCGGCGACGCCGGCGGCTTCGACGCGGTGGCCCTGCAGAAGTACCACTGGGTGGAGCGGATCGACCACGTCCACCACGCCGGCAACTCCTCCGGCATCGTCGACGGCGCCGCGCTGGTCGCCGTCGGCAGCCGGGACATCGGCGAGCGCTACGGACTGACGCCCAGAGCCCGTATCGTCTCCGCGGCCGTCTCCGGCTCCGAGCCCACCATCATGCTCACCGGCCCCGCCCCCGCCTCCCGCAAGGCGCTGGCCAAGGCCGGACTGACCATCGACGACATCGACCTGATCGAGATGAACGAGGCGTTCGCCGCGGTCGTGCTGCGCTTCGCCGCCGACATGGGCGTCGGCCTCGACAAGGTCAACGTCAACGGCGGCGCCATCGCGCTCGGCCACCCCCTCGGCGCGACCGGCGCGATGCTGCTCGGCACGCTGCTGGACGAACTGGAACGCCGGGACCTGCGGTACGGACTCGCCACCCTCTGCGTCGGCGGCGGCATGGGCGTCGCCACCGTCGTCGAACGCGTCTGA